In the Streptomyces sp. 3214.6 genome, CCGCCGTATCGGAGCCGCGAACGGCTCCACGGCCGTGTTCTCCACGCTGTTGAACACGACGAACACGTTGCTGCGCGGGAACGGCGTGATGTTGTCGCCGGACCCGTGCATGGCGTTGCAGTCGAACCAGGTCGCCGAACCGGCCTTCCCGGTGAACAGCTTGATGCCGTAGTCGCTCGCCATCGCGGTCAGCGCCTCGTCGGACGGCGTGCCCGCGTCCTGCATCTGCAGCGACTTCTTGTAGTTGTCCTCGGGCGTGGCCCCGGCACAGCCGAGGAACGTCCGGTGCGAGCCCGGCATGATCATGAGCCCGCCGTTGGTGGCGTAGTTCTCGGTCAGCGCGATCGAGACGGACACCGTCCGCATGTTCGGCAGACCGTCCTCGGCGTGCCAGGTCTCGAAGTCCGAGTGCCAGTAGAAGCCCCCGGCCCCGAAGCCCGGCTTGACGTTGATCCGCGACTGGTGGACGTACACGTCCGAGCCGAGGATCTGCCGCGCCCGCCCGACGACCCGCTCGTCGCGCACCAGGGCGGCGAACACCGGGCTCAGCCTGTGCACCTCGAAGACGGACCGGATCTCCTTGGACCGCGGCTCGACGATCGAGCGCTCGTCGGCGCGGATCTCCGGGTCGGCGACGAGCCGCTCCAGCTCCCGCCGGCAGACGGCCGCCTCGTCGTCGCTGATCAGCTGGTCGACGGAGAGGAAGCCGTCGCGCTCGTACGCCTGGAGGTCGGCCGTCGCGATCGGGCCGGGGGCGTCGGGGGAGCCCCAGACGACGGGGTCCTGGCGGGGCACGGACACCTCGGTGGTGCCACGGGTGGGATACAGATCGGTGAGCGTGGTCACGGTGCTCACACCTCCTCGGGCTCGGTCAGCAGGGGGTAGACGCCGTTCTCGTCGTGGTCCTCCCGTCCGGTCACGGGCGGGTTGAACACGCAGAGGCAGCGGAAGTCCTCCTTGACGCGCAGCGTGTGCCGCTCATGTCCGTCGAGGAGGTACATGGTTCCGGGCGTGATGCTGTGCGTCCGCCCGGTCTCGTGGTCGGTCAGCTCGGCCTCGCCCTCGACGCAGACGACGGCCTCGATGTGGTTCGCGTACCACATCGACGTCTCGGTGCCCGCGTACAGAATCGTTTCGTGCAGCGAGAACCCGACTCGTTCCCGGGCGAGGACGATGCGTTTGCTCTCCCAGGTGCCGGACGCCGCCCGTACATGCCGGTCGGTGCCTTCGATGTCCTTGAACGAACGGACGATCACGGTGGTGCGATGCCTCCTAGGTAGGGGGGAACGGGGAGATCGTGGGTGTGCGGGGTTGGTGGGTTTCCGCGGGTGTCAGACGGTTTCCCGGACGGCGCGGGCGACGACGCTCATGCCCTCGTCCAGCTCCTCGGGGGTGATGGTCAGGGCCGGCAGCAGCTTGACGACCTCGCTCTCCGGGCCCGACGTCTCGATCAGCAGCCCGAGCTCGAAGGCGCGTCGCGCGACCCGCCCGGCCCTCGCCTTCTCGTGGAACTCCAGGCCCCACACGAGTCCACGACCCCGGTACTCCCTGACGTCGGCGAGGTTCTCCTCGGTGATCGAGATGAGTGCCTGCTCGATCTGCTCGCCCCGCGCCCGGGTCTGCTTCTCCATCGCGGACCCGTCGGCCCAGTACGTCTCCAGGGCGGCCGTGGCGGTGACGAACGCCGGGTTGTTGCCGCGGAAGGTGCCGTTGTGCTCGCCCGGCTCCCAGATGTCCAGTTCGGGCCTGAACAGGCACAGCGACATCG is a window encoding:
- a CDS encoding ectoine synthase, whose protein sequence is MIVRSFKDIEGTDRHVRAASGTWESKRIVLARERVGFSLHETILYAGTETSMWYANHIEAVVCVEGEAELTDHETGRTHSITPGTMYLLDGHERHTLRVKEDFRCLCVFNPPVTGREDHDENGVYPLLTEPEEV
- the thpD gene encoding ectoine hydroxylase produces the protein MSTVTTLTDLYPTRGTTEVSVPRQDPVVWGSPDAPGPIATADLQAYERDGFLSVDQLISDDEAAVCRRELERLVADPEIRADERSIVEPRSKEIRSVFEVHRLSPVFAALVRDERVVGRARQILGSDVYVHQSRINVKPGFGAGGFYWHSDFETWHAEDGLPNMRTVSVSIALTENYATNGGLMIMPGSHRTFLGCAGATPEDNYKKSLQMQDAGTPSDEALTAMASDYGIKLFTGKAGSATWFDCNAMHGSGDNITPFPRSNVFVVFNSVENTAVEPFAAPIRRPEFIGARDFTPVR